Genomic window (Toxotes jaculatrix isolate fToxJac2 chromosome 10, fToxJac2.pri, whole genome shotgun sequence):
tattcaTGAAAATTTCATTGAAAACTGGCCTTTTTATGGATTATGAACCTGGTAAATTCACAGCTTTCCTGCAGTAATGAAAGTAAATGCATCcttgaaaatgaatgcaaacaaTTCATACATGTGCCCCAGTTTCGATGacttacaaaccctctgtctgtacaaaggcagtgcaGGAACAATCTGTGTTATTCCATCCTGTGATGTTTTACTAGGACAgtactgtactgcaggaagtagaACTGTGTATTTTTATCAGAGTGctgagaaaaagacaagtaGCACAGGAAGACAGCCTGGCTCGTCAGaggttcatcctacagcaagataatgacccaaaacattagagGAAAAGAACTAGACAGTGGAAAGAAATTCACAAGTgcattcagctgctgaatgatCCAAAACTTTAGATTACATTTAGTTCAACAAGAAGATTCCATGACTTTAATCatctttattatttgtttgaCCTATGGTTTACACTGGAACCTTACACTATGAAAATTTCAGTAAGAACTGGAAAAGTTGAGGCTCTAAAACTTTTTAATGGTAGTGTACAAAAAGTTAAAGTACCTCCATCACCAGCTGGTGGGCTCTTGAGACCAAGGTTAGGCCATTTGCGTGGTTGAAAGTCTCAGAAATGTCCTGCCCGAAGGTGTAACCAGCACCACGGGGAGAGATGCCCCAGCCACCACGGTCATCTGGGTCTGACCATAACAAGTCACACATGGGACCCTGAAGCAGGAGGGAAATACAAGTGTTGTTTAGTatactgaacacacaaaaatatttgaaaaatgtgcTTCACAAATTCACAAAGACCCAGCTGACACTTTCaaattgcttcttttgtttGATCAACAGATCAAAATCGAAAGGAATTCACTATACCGACATGGAGGactaagaaaacagaaaatgtttgctaAGAGGTAGCATAAATGTGGATCAGCCTTTTGGCTTGTCGACCATGAACATGGGCTGAATTTACCTCATGAGGAACCTCCTGCAAGCGATCCAGCGCTCTGATATGTTCCAGTGTGTCTATAGAAGGGGATAATCCTCCATGGAGGCAGAAAATCTTCAAGAAGAAAGgataaatataaatactgtatataagTGATACAATCCCTGTGTCTGTAGTATACAAGGTGCGTCATAGGTGTCAATCTCACCTGGTTATCTACTAGTGCAGTGAGGGGCAAGTAGTCAAACAAATCTGTGAAGTACTTCCAAACATTGGCATTTCCGTATTTCCTCAAGCACTCGTCGTAGAAGCCGTACACTTGTGTGATCTGTCTGCTCTCATGGTTCCCTCTGAGAATTGTGATTCTTTCACGAAACCTTACCTACAAAAAACaatgtatttataaataaaatgcaacaaTCTTCTGCCATTGTACTAGTTtttaaaacgttttttttttttttaccttcagaGAAACCAGGAGTGTAACTGTCTCCACAGAATAATAGCCTCTGTCAACATAGTCTCCCATGAAGAGGTAGTTAGTGTCTGGGGACTTCCCTCCGATCTTAAACAGCTCCATTAGGTCATGAAACTGACCGTGGACATCTCCGCAGACTGTCACTGGACATCTCACCTCCTGCACATTGGACTCCTTCGTCAGGATCTCCTTGGCCTTGAAAGGGGGAGTAAGAAAACACAGGACGATGCTGAGTGACAGGTAATACAGAGTATGGTGCAGTGTAGGAGTGCACTGTGGGTTTATGTTGCAAAGAAGCCACATTAAAGCCAAATAATGAATATTCATCAAGGGTACAGCAGAATATAATACAGTTTGCTGTTGTAGAGCCAGTGCACTCCAGTGGTGAAGAGGTACCAAGAGTGGGCGTAGCTAGGAAAACATATTTGCAGGCATGTCCCTCCATCTTCTTGCCGAGTGGGCTCCCTTAGCAATGTACTGCACGAAGCTGCAGCCAAATGGTGTTCTCCAAAGCAAGGCTCATGCATTAGCTCACGTTAGTCCAACACTTTTGTTAAGATAGCAGTCCGGTAGCACTGTCGAAAGCTAAAGACGGGGCACTAATAGCTCGTCTGCCTCCCTGCGCAAACCTTACCTTTTCGCATAGGACTTTGACCTGATTCTCTGTGAGCTGTTTGCACTCATTCAGTTGTTCAATCCATCCGTCCAACTCCTTGGTGAATGACTTGTCGTCCATGCCTGGTTTGCCGTCAGCTAGCGAGCCGACTAGCTTTAAAAATCCTCGGGAAAACCTCTCGTTGTTCCGTTACGTTTTGATGGCCCGGTAACGTCCTGGCAGGCTCCTCTGGTCATTCGCCGCGCGCGCGCgcgggcgtgtgtgtgtgtgcgcgcgctccGCGAAAACGAATGCGTCAACTGTCCTGCGTCCCTGCAGTTTGATGGGACTAAAGTGTCTAAGTTCACATGATACAGAAATCAAATGATGTACTTGTCCTCGTTAAACGTCCAAGGTCATAAAAGACTGTGAAAGTGGCTCACAGATATTGTAGACCCAGCCCTGCCGACTGTGGTCCAAAGCGAGCCGGAGCAACAAATCATATGTGCGTCACCGCATCTCTGCTGGGCCGTTCAAAgtgaagtttttaaaaatgtctttatggTGGGGATTCATATAggcttcatatatatatatatatgagtatatatatgtgtgtgtgtgtattatatatgtataatattatatatgtataataatacataatacatcGCTAATAGTGCTAATAGTACTAATATAATAACAGAGATGTTACTCGTAATAAAATTTTGTTAAGCGAGATTGActgaaataaatggaaaaccGAAAGTAATATTTTTAAAGCTGACTAGCCAGCTGTTTAGTAGAAGCTGGTACGTAAACAGCTTGGAAATTAAAAAGGGAAAGGCAGCTAAAACATGAATATGACACAGTGTCACTCAGAGTGAGGAACCCACAGAGAAATATCAACCTTTCAGCTCCACTGGGCTTTTTAGCCTCTTGTAGGTCATTGTATTGGTTTTACCAGACCACAGATTTATTGTATGGTTCAGTGTTAACACCCGTGCTGCTTTCAGCAACAGCCAAATGTTTTCCGCTAAGAAGCTCAACTCCCTGTATACCTACCTAAAGAGTGAACATTGAACACTTAATTCAAGTGGGCAAATATGATTCCAAGTGAAAGCTGATGGTTCTATAAAAAGATAAACATTACTATTTCAAATTTAACCCATTAGCCATAATATGTCAACGTTGTCTGTCAGCTTATTGTGAAGTTCTTATGTCCACAGCGGCATAAGAAGTGCTTCAAAACCGACTCATTTTTCAAAAGCGTTTTGCTTGTGCTTCCTTGCCTTGTTTTATTCCTATTTCTTAGCAACGATTTTCACTTGTGTGTGCTGTATTCTACTTAAGCATTTGCTTCATCATCCTCGGTGCCCGACAAGCCCTTTGTAATCCTGGACAGAGTGAATATAGTGAGATATTCTTCGCATCAAGAACGTTTCAGAATTCGTTGGGCCTGAACTACATTACCCACAGCTACACGCCTTCCTCTAAACTGCACATGCGCAGTCATTTGTTCTACTCTGGACAGCTGTAGGAGAAAATGGCAGCACTCATGCTAGGACAGCAGGTAAGACATTCaatgattttggtgattttAAATCATTCTGAAATACTTATGATGGATATTTTTATAGATTAAACACTTGTTTTAAGTAATGTGCTCCCTCTAATGACCAGGAGGTAACACTAAGTGTCCAACAAATTCACACGAGGCATTGCACTTGAATGACTGCTAACGCGTTAGCCTACCAGCTAGCTGTCTTTAACGTAAATGGTACAAAACGTGCGAAGAGTTCATCATTTCAAGTTCTGGTTTCTCTCGTGTTGAAATCGTGCAATTTTCGTTTCTAGGTCCGCCAGTTCAGCACGTCTGTGATCAGACCTGCAGCAAAACTGGTTAAGGTAAATAACGCCAACCTGCACGGAGCATAACCGCTTGTCTACACCCTGTAACAGAATTAGTTAACGGTCACAGTTTAGTTAATCTCTGTTTATCTCCTTCTAGCCTCCCATCCAGGTGTATGGAGTAGAGGGCCGTTATGCCACTGCTCTCTTCTCAGCTGCCAGTAAGCAGAACAAACTGGACCAAGTGGAGCAGGAGCTGGGAAAAGTGTCTGTAAGTCAAAAAAAGAGCCTGAACTGCAGGTCAATGATGTAGAGGTCAATGAATAATAAAGGTAGTGTTTTCTTCAACATTTTATAGCAGTCATATGAATGCTATTTTTAGTCATTTTGCCAGTGTCTTAAAATTTCTAAATGTACTTTATATTTGAATAGTAAATCATTTGCATAAGGTTTGATCTGCTTAAGATTTTGGTAATAAAAGTAATTTCATCCCAAGCTGTCTGTCTTCTAGTAAATAAACTCAGTCACTGTTTACATGCTGTgtgccatcttgttttttttgtttttttcagaccatAATTAAGGACCCCAAGATTTCCAGTGTTGTAATGAATCCTCACGTGAAGCGCAGCATCAAGCAGAAGACTTTCAGTGATGCTCTTACAAAGGCTAAGGTTTCACCCATCACTGTCAACCTCATCAGTGAGTGGTCACTGGCAGGGCCGAAGTGGCCCCATCATATCTATGCATTGGCTTCTGTCTTAGCACATAATTCTTAAtaatagcttaaaaaaaaaaaaagaccatcgTAGGTTCTGTTCTGCTTGTGTATTGTGTGTACGTGTCAGTATAGTGATCATAAATATCactgttaaaacaaaataagtttAAGATAATTCATTTAGGTCAATATAGATCACAAGAATTTGAAGTAACACaagtgtttgttcattttttttaattactttttatttaaatttttttttaagtggacCCTTTCAACACAACTGGATAGACATACTTTGTTGTGTTCCTGTGACCTCTGTGGAGGAGAAGTTGTCAGACCTAAAGACAACAATAGGCTGCACTGATGTGAAACTGGTTCATGGTTCTCAATTAAGTGGGAAAACCATAATTGCATAAAAGCAAAAGTACAaatgttataaataaaaatggcttTTCAACAAGTCCATTGTAAACACCACAATGCATTTTCCACAGCAGCGTTAATACCAGAAGTCCTATGGTTCAGTTAGTATACGAGTTCCATATTGATATTGGTCATAGTGTAAATGAAGTTTGGAGCTTATGGTCCAAAATTTGACATTTAAGCAAAAACTTCAGCTGGATGAAATCGCAGACAATATTTATCTTGGATAAATGTAATACAGCATAAATGTTGTTCAC
Coding sequences:
- the LOC121188743 gene encoding serine/threonine-protein phosphatase 2A catalytic subunit alpha isoform-like yields the protein MDDKSFTKELDGWIEQLNECKQLTENQVKVLCEKAKEILTKESNVQEVRCPVTVCGDVHGQFHDLMELFKIGGKSPDTNYLFMGDYVDRGYYSVETVTLLVSLKVRFRERITILRGNHESRQITQVYGFYDECLRKYGNANVWKYFTDLFDYLPLTALVDNQIFCLHGGLSPSIDTLEHIRALDRLQEVPHEGPMCDLLWSDPDDRGGWGISPRGAGYTFGQDISETFNHANGLTLVSRAHQLVMEGYNWCHDRNVVTIFSAPNYCYRCGNQAAIMELDDTLKYSFLQFDPAPRRGEPHVTRRTPDYFL
- the atp5po gene encoding ATP synthase subunit O, mitochondrial codes for the protein MAALMLGQQVRQFSTSVIRPAAKLVKPPIQVYGVEGRYATALFSAASKQNKLDQVEQELGKVSTIIKDPKISSVVMNPHVKRSIKQKTFSDALTKAKVSPITVNLINVLADNGRLTLTGDVISAFGKMMSAHRGEVICSVTTAQPLDEANLADLKVALKGFLQKGETIKLETKSDPSILGGMIVSIGDKYVDMSTKTKIQKLTKLIKEV